In Arsenicicoccus sp. oral taxon 190, the following are encoded in one genomic region:
- a CDS encoding ABC transporter substrate-binding protein, producing MTISRRSFLTAAGLASVVALSACGGGDGAVVRSSGASASAGGGGGGGRATVGLSYIPNVQFAPWYIGIKEGYFSRRGVDVSVRHHGTQEGLFTALTSGQEDLLIAGGDELVEARAKGLDLVAVASYYRTYPVELVVPESSPIRTAADLRGRRLGVPGRYGASWLGALAAFKDAGISADDVSVTEIGYTSQAALATGKVDAVTGFSNNDTVQMRLAGLKVRSVPLTRSGSVPLVSISLVTTRAYLEAHPDTVRSVADGMLDGIQTMKDDPDRAMKDSAAFVPNLGEEKAATTARATLKATTAVMLGPGGTVTGKLVPSQWQAMSTFMRSQGLITRDVPASQAMTTELVSR from the coding sequence GTGACCATCAGCCGCCGATCGTTCCTCACGGCCGCCGGACTCGCCTCCGTCGTCGCCCTGTCCGCGTGCGGCGGCGGGGACGGCGCGGTCGTCCGCAGCAGCGGCGCGAGCGCCTCCGCTGGGGGTGGGGGCGGGGGCGGCCGCGCGACGGTGGGCCTCAGCTACATCCCCAACGTGCAGTTCGCGCCGTGGTACATCGGCATTAAGGAGGGCTACTTCAGCCGCCGCGGGGTCGATGTGTCGGTGCGGCACCACGGCACCCAGGAGGGGCTCTTCACCGCGCTGACCTCCGGCCAGGAGGACCTCCTCATCGCCGGCGGCGACGAGCTCGTCGAGGCGCGCGCCAAGGGCCTGGACCTCGTGGCGGTCGCCTCCTACTACCGCACGTACCCCGTCGAGCTGGTCGTGCCCGAGTCCTCGCCCATCCGGACGGCTGCGGACCTGCGAGGACGTCGCCTCGGCGTGCCCGGCCGGTATGGCGCCTCCTGGCTCGGGGCCCTGGCGGCCTTCAAGGACGCGGGGATCTCCGCCGACGACGTATCGGTCACCGAGATCGGCTACACCTCCCAGGCCGCGCTGGCGACCGGCAAGGTCGACGCCGTGACCGGGTTCAGCAACAACGACACGGTGCAGATGCGGCTGGCCGGGCTGAAGGTGCGGTCCGTCCCGCTGACGCGCTCGGGCTCCGTGCCGCTGGTGTCGATCTCGCTGGTGACCACGCGGGCCTACCTCGAGGCGCACCCGGACACCGTGAGGTCGGTCGCCGACGGGATGCTCGACGGCATCCAGACCATGAAGGACGACCCGGACCGGGCGATGAAGGACTCCGCGGCGTTCGTGCCCAACCTGGGGGAGGAGAAGGCCGCCACGACGGCCCGGGCCACCCTGAAGGCCACGACCGCCGTCATGCTCGGGCCGGGCGGCACGGTCACCGGCAAGCTGGTGCCGAGCCAGTGGCAGGCGATGTCGACCTTCATGCGCTCGCAGGGCCTGATCACGCGGGACGTCCCCGCCTCGCAGGCGATGACCACGGAGCTCGTGTCGCGCTGA
- a CDS encoding ABC transporter permease yields the protein MSRPRSRGLLAPLVLGAVLLVAWQLTVSFSGLPGFVLPGPGEVLARLAGMLSGSTVWPYVGLTLAEAVGGCALGAAVALPLAVLVHRSSWANAAITPFLGATQAIPAIALAPLLVLWVGYGFTAIVTLCSLMVFFPILISSVVGLVHVPQEVVDAARIDGAGGWDLLRHVEAPLALPNVLAGIRNGFTLSITGAVVGEMVMGGQGLGTLLTLQRDAVDTAGMFAVIGMLCAIAATAYVLLQVVERRSTIVADVRDTPRG from the coding sequence ATGAGCCGCCCACGCAGCCGCGGCCTGCTCGCGCCGCTGGTCCTCGGTGCCGTCCTGCTGGTGGCCTGGCAGCTGACCGTGTCCTTCTCCGGGCTGCCCGGCTTCGTGCTGCCCGGTCCCGGAGAGGTGCTCGCCCGGCTGGCGGGGATGCTCTCCGGGTCGACGGTCTGGCCCTACGTCGGCCTCACGCTCGCCGAGGCCGTCGGCGGCTGCGCCCTCGGCGCCGCCGTCGCGCTGCCGCTCGCCGTGCTCGTCCACCGGTCGAGCTGGGCCAACGCCGCGATCACGCCCTTCCTCGGCGCGACGCAGGCCATCCCCGCCATCGCCCTCGCCCCGCTGCTCGTGCTCTGGGTCGGCTACGGCTTCACCGCGATCGTCACGCTGTGCTCGCTGATGGTGTTCTTCCCGATCCTCATCTCCTCGGTCGTCGGGCTCGTCCACGTGCCCCAGGAGGTCGTCGACGCCGCGCGCATCGACGGCGCGGGCGGCTGGGACCTGCTGCGCCACGTCGAGGCGCCGCTCGCGCTGCCCAACGTCCTCGCCGGGATCCGCAACGGCTTCACCCTGTCCATCACCGGCGCCGTCGTGGGGGAGATGGTCATGGGCGGCCAGGGCCTCGGGACGCTCCTCACCCTGCAGCGCGACGCCGTCGACACGGCAGGGATGTTCGCGGTGATCGGGATGCTCTGTGCCATCGCCGCGACGGCATACGTGCTGCTGCAGGTCGTGGAGCGACGCTCCACCATCGTCGCGGACGTCCGCGACACCCCGCGGGGCTGA
- a CDS encoding Ppx/GppA phosphatase family protein: protein MSPGAAHRVAAIDCGTNSIRLLVADVDPATRAIHDVTRRMEVVRLGEGVDRTGRISDAAMARALARCEEYAEDCHRLGVERARFVATSASRDASNAADFAAGVQGAFRDLDLSPEVVSGAEEAELSFLGATGDLAAAGVPGPYLVVDVGGGSTELVRGTTHVEAARSVDMGCVRFTERHLHHDPPTSEEVAAALADVDAHLEEALATVPLAGVRTLVGVAGTVTTVAAHVLRLPHYDSGVIHLSQARAEEIGRACEDLVRMPREQIAALGFMHPGRVDVIAAGALLWGRVVERVVAAGADPVVVVSERDILDGVCLGLAAP from the coding sequence ATGAGCCCGGGCGCTGCTCACCGGGTCGCGGCGATCGACTGCGGCACCAACTCGATCCGCCTGCTGGTCGCCGACGTCGACCCGGCCACCCGCGCGATCCACGACGTGACCCGCCGCATGGAGGTGGTGCGGCTGGGCGAGGGCGTCGACCGCACCGGTCGCATCAGCGACGCCGCGATGGCGCGGGCGCTCGCCCGGTGCGAGGAGTATGCCGAGGACTGCCACCGTCTCGGCGTCGAGCGGGCCCGGTTCGTCGCCACCTCGGCGTCGCGGGACGCCAGCAACGCCGCCGACTTCGCGGCCGGGGTGCAGGGGGCGTTCCGTGACCTCGACCTGTCGCCGGAGGTCGTGAGCGGCGCCGAGGAGGCCGAGCTGTCCTTCCTCGGGGCCACCGGGGACCTCGCCGCGGCCGGGGTGCCGGGCCCCTACCTCGTCGTCGACGTCGGCGGCGGCTCCACCGAGCTGGTGCGCGGCACCACCCACGTGGAGGCCGCCCGCTCGGTCGACATGGGCTGCGTGCGCTTCACCGAGCGCCACCTGCACCACGACCCGCCCACCTCCGAGGAGGTCGCCGCGGCGCTCGCCGACGTCGACGCCCACCTCGAGGAGGCCCTCGCCACCGTCCCCCTCGCCGGGGTGCGCACGCTGGTCGGGGTGGCCGGCACCGTCACCACCGTCGCCGCCCACGTCCTGCGGCTGCCGCACTACGACTCCGGGGTCATCCACCTGTCGCAGGCGCGTGCCGAGGAGATCGGGCGCGCCTGCGAGGACCTGGTGCGGATGCCCCGGGAGCAGATCGCCGCGCTCGGCTTCATGCACCCCGGCCGGGTCGACGTCATCGCCGCCGGGGCGCTGCTGTGGGGCCGCGTGGTGGAGCGCGTCGTCGCCGCGGGGGCCGACCCCGTGGTCGTGGTCTCCGAGCGGGACATCCTCGACGGCGTCTGCCTCGGGCTCGCCGCACCCTGA
- a CDS encoding DUF501 domain-containing protein, with translation MTSSEATPPEGLTPDDAQAVQAQLGRSSRGVVEVAHRCPCGRPDVLRTRPRLPDGTPFPTTYYATCPRLTGALSTLEAAGVMREMTARLQDDEQLAAAHAQAHEAYLADRAELGSVPEIEGVSAGGMPTRVKCLHVLAAHALAAGPGVNPLGDEAVAAVGQWWSPGLCVVETEDGWQRR, from the coding sequence GTGACCAGCAGCGAGGCCACCCCGCCCGAGGGGCTCACCCCCGACGACGCCCAGGCCGTGCAGGCGCAGCTGGGCCGGTCCTCCCGCGGCGTCGTCGAGGTCGCCCACCGCTGCCCCTGCGGGCGACCCGACGTGCTGCGCACCCGACCCCGGCTGCCCGACGGCACGCCCTTCCCGACGACCTACTACGCCACCTGCCCGCGGCTCACCGGCGCGCTGTCCACCCTGGAGGCCGCGGGGGTCATGCGCGAGATGACCGCGCGGCTGCAGGACGATGAGCAGCTCGCGGCCGCCCATGCCCAGGCGCACGAGGCCTACCTCGCCGACCGGGCCGAGCTCGGCTCCGTCCCCGAGATCGAGGGCGTCTCCGCCGGGGGGATGCCCACCCGCGTCAAGTGCCTCCACGTCCTCGCCGCCCACGCCCTCGCCGCCGGCCCGGGGGTCAACCCGCTGGGGGACGAGGCGGTGGCGGCGGTGGGGCAGTGGTGGTCCCCGGGCCTGTGCGTCGTCGAGACCGAGGACGGCTGGCAGCGTCGATGA
- a CDS encoding FtsB family cell division protein, translating into MRPATLRRLAGLAAIVVMLAIMLVPTLRRYLEQRDQITSLQRSIVEQQRQVQDLSAERARWDDQAYVEQQIRARLHFVKPGETSYTVLDPDSGRSTSVDAKVVGVDLASQDLPWYGQVWSSLDSADRLGAAPGATTSPGSTPHIQNTQPAPATSTPSARPGATSPTSRR; encoded by the coding sequence ATGCGCCCGGCGACGCTGCGGCGGCTGGCCGGGCTCGCCGCCATCGTCGTGATGCTCGCGATCATGCTGGTGCCGACGCTGCGCCGATACCTCGAGCAGCGCGACCAGATCACGTCGCTGCAGCGGTCCATCGTCGAGCAGCAGCGGCAGGTCCAGGACCTGTCCGCCGAGCGCGCCCGGTGGGACGACCAGGCGTATGTCGAGCAGCAGATCCGCGCCCGGCTGCACTTCGTCAAGCCGGGGGAGACCAGCTACACCGTGCTCGACCCCGACAGCGGTCGCAGCACCTCGGTGGACGCCAAGGTGGTGGGCGTGGACCTCGCGTCGCAGGACCTGCCGTGGTACGGCCAGGTGTGGTCCTCCCTCGACTCCGCCGACCGGCTCGGCGCGGCACCGGGAGCCACGACGTCGCCCGGCTCCACCCCGCACATCCAGAACACCCAGCCCGCACCCGCCACCTCCACCCCGTCCGCGCGGCCGGGCGCGACCAGCCCCACCAGCCGCCGCTGA
- the eno gene encoding phosphopyruvate hydratase, producing the protein MANIEAVGAREILDSRGNPTVEVEVALEDGTIARAAVPSGASTGAFEAVERRDGDKGRYLGKGVEDAVNAVLDEIAPRVLGYEATEQRLVDAEMIALDGTDNKGSLGANAILGVSLAVAKAAAESAGLPLFRYVGGPNAHVLPVPMMNILNGGSHADSNVDIQEFMIAPIGAPSFKEALRWGAEVYHALKSVLKERGLATGLGDEGGFAPNLESNRAALDLILDAIRAAGYEPGKDIALALDVAASEFFQDGSYAFEGGTKSADEMISYYAELVAAYPLVSIEDPLNEDDWEGWKAITEQLGDKVQLVGDDLFVTNPERLQRGIASDTANALLVKVNQIGSLTETLDAVDLAQRNGYRCMMSHRSGETEDVTIADLAVATNCGQIKTGAPARSERVAKYNQLLRIEEELDDAAVYAGAGAFPRFKGANA; encoded by the coding sequence GTGGCCAACATCGAAGCAGTAGGCGCACGCGAGATCCTCGACTCGCGCGGCAACCCCACCGTCGAGGTGGAGGTGGCCCTCGAGGACGGCACCATCGCCCGCGCGGCCGTCCCCTCCGGCGCCTCCACCGGCGCCTTCGAGGCCGTGGAGCGGCGCGACGGCGACAAGGGTCGCTACCTGGGCAAGGGCGTCGAGGACGCCGTCAACGCGGTCCTGGACGAGATCGCCCCGCGGGTCCTGGGCTACGAGGCCACCGAGCAGCGCCTCGTCGACGCCGAGATGATCGCCCTCGACGGCACCGACAACAAGGGCTCCCTCGGCGCCAACGCCATCCTGGGCGTCTCGCTCGCCGTGGCCAAGGCCGCCGCCGAGTCCGCCGGCCTGCCGCTGTTCCGCTACGTCGGCGGCCCCAACGCCCACGTCCTGCCGGTCCCGATGATGAACATCCTCAACGGCGGGTCCCACGCGGACTCCAACGTCGACATCCAGGAGTTCATGATCGCCCCCATCGGCGCGCCCTCCTTCAAGGAGGCGCTGCGCTGGGGCGCCGAGGTCTACCACGCCCTCAAGTCCGTGCTCAAGGAGCGCGGCCTGGCCACCGGTCTCGGCGACGAGGGCGGCTTCGCCCCCAACCTCGAGTCCAACCGCGCCGCGCTGGACCTCATCCTCGACGCGATCCGCGCGGCCGGCTACGAGCCCGGCAAGGACATCGCGCTGGCGCTGGACGTCGCGGCCTCGGAGTTCTTCCAGGACGGCTCCTACGCCTTCGAGGGCGGCACCAAGTCGGCCGACGAGATGATCTCCTACTACGCCGAGCTCGTCGCGGCCTACCCGCTGGTGTCGATCGAGGACCCGCTCAACGAGGACGACTGGGAGGGCTGGAAGGCCATCACCGAGCAGCTCGGTGACAAGGTCCAGCTGGTCGGCGACGACCTCTTCGTCACCAACCCCGAGCGCCTCCAGCGCGGCATCGCCAGCGACACCGCCAACGCGCTGCTGGTCAAGGTCAACCAGATCGGCTCGCTCACCGAGACGCTCGACGCGGTCGACCTGGCCCAGCGCAACGGCTACCGCTGCATGATGTCCCACCGCTCCGGCGAGACCGAGGACGTCACCATCGCCGACCTGGCCGTCGCCACCAACTGCGGCCAGATCAAGACCGGCGCCCCGGCCCGCTCCGAGCGCGTGGCTAAGTACAACCAGCTGCTGCGCATCGAGGAGGAGCTCGACGACGCCGCGGTCTACGCCGGTGCGGGCGCGTTCCCGCGGTTCAAGGGCGCCAACGCCTAG
- a CDS encoding MazG family protein — MTGTAPVGPTPRGARLLELVQVMDRLRSPGGCPWDAEQTHETLAPYAVEEAHELADAIASGDRAHLVEELGDVLLQVVFHARVGQEHPDTPFDVDDVAAGIIAKLERRHPHVFADTVVSGAADVEANWETIKAAEKPHRSGVLDGVPASLPALALAGKLASRLERSGRGHLVADAADAATDATGAPGEDLGAALLALVLQARARGIDPEQALRATVRDVAAAADRPT, encoded by the coding sequence ATGACCGGCACCGCGCCCGTCGGGCCGACCCCGCGCGGCGCGCGACTCCTCGAGCTGGTCCAGGTCATGGACCGGTTGCGCTCGCCCGGCGGCTGCCCCTGGGACGCCGAGCAGACGCACGAGACGCTGGCGCCGTATGCCGTCGAGGAGGCCCACGAGCTGGCCGACGCGATCGCGTCCGGCGACCGGGCCCACCTCGTGGAGGAGCTCGGGGACGTGCTGCTGCAGGTGGTCTTCCACGCCCGCGTCGGCCAGGAGCACCCCGACACCCCCTTCGACGTCGACGACGTGGCGGCGGGGATCATCGCCAAGCTCGAGCGGCGCCACCCGCACGTCTTCGCCGACACCGTGGTGTCCGGCGCCGCCGACGTGGAGGCCAACTGGGAGACCATCAAGGCCGCGGAGAAGCCCCACCGCTCCGGGGTCCTCGACGGCGTCCCCGCCTCGCTGCCCGCCCTGGCCCTCGCCGGCAAGCTCGCCTCCCGGCTGGAGCGGTCCGGCCGCGGCCACCTGGTCGCTGACGCCGCCGACGCCGCGACCGACGCGACCGGTGCGCCCGGTGAGGACCTGGGCGCGGCGCTGCTGGCCCTGGTGCTGCAGGCCCGCGCCCGGGGCATCGACCCCGAGCAGGCGCTGCGGGCGACCGTCCGCGACGTCGCCGCCGCGGCCGACCGCCCCACCTGA
- a CDS encoding glycosyl hydrolase 2 galactose-binding domain-containing protein: MSASTGGAAPPIRWHVRRSPAGADLDPATLPDDGWLPATVPGSLAATPQVAATYGPQALADADHAAWWWRGELTLAAPLPDAQLVLDRLTTHADVHVDGIRVLRSDNAFRRHVVDVGDLTAGPHEVAVRIASFDETPVPRRPRPRWRSSLVPDATLRWRRTPLLGRIPTWEGALPPVGILGAVTLRARPRVEVVALQTGAEQRGEGWLGTLSLHLRAQAGAEPLDDTRVTLDGVALPASWSPAEDGVQHLRLRHEGRHAALWWPHTHGEPTLHHLRVEVAGETVLDRRVGWSRTEARRDDGRFALVVNGVDVFVRGAVWTMTDPRGWVSDRGQVARDLDALAGAGLNLLRVPGTGTYADDVLRELAAERGLLVWQDAMLATFDPPEDPAWLAELEAELVDQLTPWQGWPHLAVVCGGTETEQQPTLLGLPASRRRMTAVHDLLPRLARELAPGAVHVTSSPSGGPRPVSLQHGVSHYFGVGAYQRPLEDARTAPVSFASEALAFGIPPEASGLDALGAPDDRGPGSDWRRAAPHDRGAGWDFVDVTDHYVPAVADPARVHADRDEQERWEDLQRLAATTAITQTFAVWRSSLTPTAGGIVLAHRDLAPGPGWGLLDAAGAPKAPLLALRDVLAPVALLLVDRGLDGIVLEAVNDTSEPVSGTLLLAAQDRHGSTVLDATRELAVPPRGRVQVEVEEELGGFRDLGWSWRFAPEPAYSLLRATWRTAHGDVTAARLLVPVPTGSAEPDLSAVARRHGPAVHVDVTAIGPGVAGVHAHLPGWRADTGWWPLAQGDTRRLVLRPERPDNPDNPDKPDNHGGPRPASVVVASLTGAPLRVPVEADRDTD, translated from the coding sequence ATGAGCGCCTCGACCGGGGGCGCCGCCCCGCCCATCCGGTGGCACGTCCGCCGGTCCCCGGCGGGTGCCGACCTCGACCCCGCCACCCTGCCCGACGACGGCTGGCTGCCCGCGACCGTCCCCGGCTCGCTCGCGGCCACCCCGCAGGTCGCCGCCACCTACGGCCCGCAGGCGCTGGCCGACGCCGACCACGCCGCGTGGTGGTGGCGCGGCGAGCTGACCCTCGCAGCACCGCTGCCGGACGCCCAGCTCGTGCTCGACCGCCTCACCACCCACGCCGACGTCCACGTCGACGGCATACGGGTCCTGCGCAGCGACAACGCCTTTCGACGGCACGTCGTCGACGTGGGCGACCTCACGGCCGGGCCGCACGAGGTGGCGGTGCGGATCGCGTCGTTCGACGAGACGCCGGTGCCCCGCAGGCCCCGGCCGCGCTGGCGCAGCTCCCTGGTCCCCGATGCCACGCTGCGCTGGCGGCGGACCCCGCTGCTCGGGCGCATCCCCACCTGGGAGGGGGCGCTGCCGCCGGTGGGGATCCTCGGCGCGGTCACGCTGCGCGCCAGACCGCGGGTCGAGGTGGTCGCGCTGCAGACCGGCGCGGAGCAGCGCGGTGAGGGCTGGCTCGGCACACTGTCGCTGCACCTGCGCGCTCAGGCCGGTGCCGAGCCGCTCGACGACACCCGGGTCACGCTCGACGGGGTCGCGCTCCCCGCCTCCTGGTCCCCGGCCGAGGACGGCGTCCAGCACCTGCGCCTGCGCCACGAGGGGCGCCACGCCGCGCTGTGGTGGCCGCACACGCACGGCGAGCCCACCCTGCACCACCTGCGCGTCGAGGTGGCCGGCGAGACCGTGCTGGACCGACGGGTCGGCTGGTCCCGCACCGAGGCTCGCCGCGACGACGGCCGCTTCGCGCTGGTCGTCAACGGCGTCGACGTCTTCGTCCGGGGCGCCGTGTGGACGATGACCGACCCCCGGGGCTGGGTCAGCGACCGCGGGCAGGTCGCCCGGGACCTCGACGCGCTCGCAGGCGCCGGCCTCAACCTCCTGCGGGTCCCCGGGACCGGCACCTACGCCGACGACGTGCTGCGCGAGCTCGCGGCCGAGCGGGGCCTGCTCGTCTGGCAGGACGCCATGCTCGCGACCTTCGACCCGCCGGAGGACCCGGCCTGGCTGGCCGAGCTGGAGGCCGAGCTGGTCGACCAGCTGACGCCCTGGCAGGGGTGGCCGCACCTCGCGGTGGTCTGCGGCGGGACCGAGACCGAGCAGCAACCCACGCTGCTGGGGCTGCCCGCCTCCCGCCGTCGCATGACCGCCGTCCACGACCTGCTCCCGCGCCTCGCGCGCGAGCTGGCGCCGGGCGCCGTCCACGTCACCTCCAGCCCCTCCGGCGGCCCCCGGCCCGTCAGCCTCCAGCACGGGGTCAGCCACTACTTCGGGGTCGGCGCCTACCAGCGACCGCTGGAGGACGCCCGCACCGCGCCGGTGTCCTTCGCCTCGGAGGCGCTGGCGTTCGGCATACCGCCGGAGGCGTCCGGCCTGGACGCCCTGGGAGCCCCCGACGACCGAGGGCCCGGCTCGGACTGGCGGCGCGCCGCGCCCCACGACCGGGGCGCCGGCTGGGACTTCGTGGACGTCACCGACCACTACGTGCCGGCCGTCGCGGACCCCGCCCGGGTCCACGCCGACCGCGACGAGCAGGAGCGCTGGGAGGACCTGCAGCGGCTGGCCGCGACCACCGCCATCACCCAGACCTTTGCCGTGTGGCGCTCCTCGCTCACCCCGACCGCGGGCGGCATCGTCCTCGCCCACCGGGACCTGGCGCCCGGGCCCGGGTGGGGCTTGCTCGACGCCGCGGGCGCCCCCAAGGCCCCGCTGCTGGCGCTGCGGGACGTGCTGGCCCCGGTCGCCCTGCTGCTCGTGGACCGCGGGCTCGACGGCATCGTGCTCGAGGCCGTCAACGACACCTCCGAACCCGTCTCCGGCACGCTCCTCCTGGCCGCGCAGGACCGGCACGGCTCCACCGTCCTCGACGCCACCCGGGAGCTCGCGGTGCCGCCGCGCGGCCGGGTCCAGGTGGAGGTGGAGGAGGAGCTCGGGGGCTTCCGGGACCTCGGGTGGAGCTGGCGATTCGCGCCCGAGCCGGCCTACTCGCTGCTGCGTGCCACCTGGCGCACGGCCCACGGGGACGTCACCGCCGCCCGGCTCCTCGTTCCCGTCCCCACGGGCAGCGCCGAGCCCGACCTCAGCGCCGTGGCCCGGCGCCACGGACCTGCCGTCCACGTCGACGTGACCGCGATCGGCCCCGGGGTCGCGGGCGTCCACGCCCACCTGCCCGGGTGGCGCGCCGACACGGGCTGGTGGCCGCTCGCCCAGGGTGACACCCGCCGGCTGGTGCTGCGCCCCGAGCGCCCCGACAACCCCGACAACCCCGACAAGCCAGACAACCATGGCGGCCCGCGCCCGGCGAGCGTGGTCGTGGCGAGCCTCACCGGCGCCCCGCTGCGGGTGCCGGTCGAGGCGGACCGGGACACCGACTAG
- a CDS encoding DUF1839 family protein, producing the protein MRLDHLDARTFTPHRLHADDRVWTQTNCYLDIWIEIVAALGADPEALGVVAFSGGTVPGAWAFLKPQTDDLRALYGLEVGEINLWRTVEEHVLEHLAAGELVTVESDAWWLPDTEGVSYRTERVKTTIVPVRVDPRERTMTYFHNSGLYALSGEDYDGALAVEGTESCTPQPYVERVRLAEPVPGGATLRSRARTLAREHLARRPADNPVVELAASVRALLPSLPDRGMDFFHRYSFTSTRQLGLTAQAAADASRWLARGGGPGADELDSAATDFDVVSQEMKNLQFALARITGGRRRDVEPTLQRAVEHWGRAVDRAATTLG; encoded by the coding sequence ATGAGGCTCGACCACCTCGACGCGCGGACCTTCACCCCTCACCGGCTGCACGCCGACGACCGGGTGTGGACCCAGACCAACTGCTACCTCGACATCTGGATCGAGATCGTGGCCGCGCTGGGGGCCGACCCCGAGGCGCTGGGCGTGGTGGCGTTCAGCGGTGGCACGGTCCCCGGCGCCTGGGCCTTCCTCAAGCCGCAGACCGACGACCTCCGCGCGCTCTACGGCCTCGAGGTCGGCGAGATCAACCTGTGGCGCACCGTCGAGGAGCACGTCCTGGAGCACCTCGCCGCGGGCGAGCTCGTGACCGTCGAGTCCGACGCCTGGTGGCTGCCGGACACCGAGGGCGTGTCCTACCGCACCGAGCGCGTCAAGACCACGATCGTGCCGGTCCGGGTGGACCCGCGTGAGCGCACCATGACCTACTTCCACAACAGCGGCCTCTACGCCCTGTCGGGGGAGGACTACGACGGTGCGCTCGCCGTCGAGGGCACCGAGTCGTGCACCCCCCAGCCGTATGTCGAGCGCGTCCGTCTCGCCGAGCCGGTGCCCGGCGGCGCCACGCTGCGGTCGCGGGCCCGCACCCTGGCCCGGGAGCACCTCGCGCGCCGGCCCGCGGACAACCCGGTGGTCGAGCTCGCCGCGTCGGTGCGGGCGCTGCTGCCCTCGTTGCCCGACCGGGGGATGGACTTCTTCCACCGCTACTCCTTCACCTCCACCCGCCAGCTCGGGCTCACCGCGCAGGCGGCCGCCGACGCCAGCCGCTGGCTCGCGCGGGGCGGGGGCCCGGGGGCCGATGAGCTGGACTCTGCGGCAACGGACTTCGACGTCGTCTCCCAGGAGATGAAGAACCTCCAGTTCGCCCTGGCGCGGATCACCGGCGGGCGCCGGCGCGACGTCGAGCCCACCCTGCAGCGCGCCGTCGAGCACTGGGGCCGGGCCGTCGACCGCGCCGCCACCACGCTCGGATGA
- a CDS encoding acyl-CoA dehydrogenase family protein: MPTLHRDDVVAQAARIATDVAAAHAADVDLHARYPREAMAALADAGLLSAWIPTELGGAGADIVQIGRACEELAKACASTAMIFAMHQIQVACLVHHGDAPYFRDLMRRIAEEQLLVGSATTEMGIGGDVRRSLCHVDRAQDGTFELVKKAPVISYGVEADLIFVTARKDADAVESDQVLVVCDKADLSLEPLGDWDTMGFRGTCSPGFVLTARSHQDRIFPDDYADLSARTMLPVAHSLWSSCWLGLAEGATAAARGVVRAAARRSGALAPVTGLRLAELEVVLEAFRARVHAATHAYRDVDPISPEATMMGRAISFNTLKVYSAETVVDVVARSLMIVGIAGYRRTGPTSLDRALRDAYGAQLMVNNDRILGNTAQLELIYKG; encoded by the coding sequence ATGCCGACCCTGCACCGCGACGACGTCGTCGCGCAGGCGGCGCGGATCGCCACGGACGTGGCGGCCGCGCACGCCGCCGACGTGGACCTGCACGCCCGCTACCCGCGGGAGGCGATGGCGGCGCTGGCCGACGCGGGGCTGCTGTCCGCGTGGATCCCGACCGAGCTCGGCGGGGCCGGGGCCGACATCGTCCAGATCGGGCGCGCCTGCGAGGAGCTCGCCAAGGCCTGCGCCTCGACCGCGATGATCTTCGCCATGCACCAGATCCAGGTGGCCTGCCTGGTGCACCACGGCGACGCGCCGTACTTCCGGGACCTGATGCGCCGGATCGCCGAGGAGCAGCTGCTCGTCGGGTCTGCCACGACCGAGATGGGCATCGGCGGCGACGTGCGGCGCAGCCTGTGCCACGTCGACCGGGCGCAGGACGGCACCTTCGAGCTGGTGAAGAAGGCCCCCGTCATCTCCTACGGCGTCGAGGCGGACCTGATCTTCGTGACGGCGCGCAAGGACGCCGACGCGGTCGAGTCCGACCAGGTGCTCGTCGTGTGCGACAAGGCCGACCTGTCCCTGGAGCCGCTCGGCGACTGGGACACCATGGGTTTCCGGGGGACCTGCAGCCCCGGCTTCGTCCTGACGGCGCGCTCCCACCAGGACCGCATCTTCCCCGACGATTACGCCGACCTGTCCGCGCGCACCATGCTGCCGGTGGCGCACAGCCTCTGGTCCTCCTGCTGGCTCGGGCTGGCCGAGGGCGCCACGGCCGCCGCTCGCGGGGTGGTGCGCGCCGCCGCCCGCCGCTCCGGAGCGCTCGCGCCGGTCACCGGGCTGCGGCTGGCCGAGCTCGAGGTCGTCCTGGAGGCCTTCCGGGCGCGGGTCCACGCGGCGACACACGCCTACCGCGACGTCGACCCGATCTCGCCGGAGGCGACGATGATGGGCCGGGCGATCAGCTTCAACACCCTCAAGGTCTACAGCGCCGAGACGGTCGTCGACGTCGTCGCGCGGTCCCTGATGATCGTCGGCATCGCCGGCTACCGCCGGACCGGGCCGACCAGCCTGGACCGCGCGCTGCGGGACGCCTACGGCGCGCAACTGATGGTCAACAACGACCGGATCCTCGGCAACACCGCCCAGCTGGAGCTTATCTACAAGGGCTGA